The proteins below are encoded in one region of Bos indicus x Bos taurus breed Angus x Brahman F1 hybrid chromosome 2, Bos_hybrid_MaternalHap_v2.0, whole genome shotgun sequence:
- the RPA2 gene encoding replication protein A 32 kDa subunit isoform X1, producing MMAAGASGPHGIRVRVFRSLAREDRKRRRFVSIDWLKLEAFLLLIGSVHRGKEFVAPAKSRYCAAGAAGVLKRFGEPSSENLLELSPEGIVSKMWNSGFESYSTSSFGGAGGYTQSPGGFGSPTASQAEKKSRARAQHIVPCTISQLLSATLVDEVFRIGNVEISQVTIVGIIRNAEKAATNIVYKIDDMTAAPMDVRQWVDTDDASSENTVVPPETYVKVAGHLRSFQNKKSLVAFKIIPLEDMNEFTTHILEVVNAHMMLSKSNSQPSAGRAPISNPGMGEAGNFGGNNFIPANGLTVAQNQVLNLIKACPRPEGLNFQDLKNQLQHMSVASIKLAVDFLSNEGHIYSTVDDDHFKSTDAE from the exons ATGATGGCCGCCGGGGCTTCTGGCCCTCACGGGATCAGAGTGCGAGTTTTCAGGAGCTTGGCCCGAGAAGACAGGAAAAGGCGTAGATTCGTGAGCATTGATTGGCTGAAGCTCGAAGCATTCTTGTTGCTGATTGGCTCTGTCCATCGCGGGAAGGAGTTTGTGGCGCCAGCGAAAAGTAGATACTGCGCAGCGGGAGCGGCAGGGGTCTTGAAGCGGTTCGGCGAACCCTCCAGCGAGAaccttctggaactctctcctGAGGGAATCGTGTCGAAGATGTGGAATA GTGGATTTGAAAGCTATAGCACCTCCTCTTTCGGGGGAGCCGGCGGCTACACACAGTCCCCTGGGGGCTTTGGATCTCCGACAGCTTCCCAGGCCGAAAAGAAATCC AGAGCTCGAGCTCAGCACATTGTACCCTGTACCATATCTCAGCTGCTTTCGGCTACTCTGGTTGATGAAGTATTCAGAATTGGAAATGTTGAGATTTCACAG GTCACTATTGTGGGGATTATCAGAAATGCAGAGAAGGCTGCAACCAACATTGTTTACAAGATAGATGACATGACAGCTGCACCCATGGATGTTCGCCAGTGGGTTGACACAGAT GATGCCAGCAGTGAAAACACTGTGGTCCCTCCAGAAACATATGTGAAAGTGGCTGGTCATCTGAGATCTTTCCAG AACAAGAAAAGCCTGGTAGCCTTTAAGATCATTCCCCTGGAGGATATGAATGAGTTTACCACACACATTCTGGAAGTGGTCAATGCACACATGATGCTGAGCAAGTCGAACAGCCAG CCTTCAGCAGGGAGAGCACCTATCAGCAATCCAGGAATGGGTGAAGCTGGGAACTTTGGTGGGAATAACTTCATACCAGCAAATGGCCTCACTGTGGCCCAGAACCAG GTGCTGAATTTGATCAAGGCTTGCCCAAGACCTGAAGGATTGAACTTTCAGGATCTCAAGAACCAACTCCAACACATGTCCGTAGCCTCAATCAA gctAGCTGTGGATTTTCTAAGCAACGAGGGACACATCTATTCCACCGTGGATGATGATCATTTTAAATCCACAGACGCAGAATAA
- the RPA2 gene encoding replication protein A 32 kDa subunit isoform X2 produces MTAAPMDVRQWVDTDDASSENTVVPPETYVKVAGHLRSFQNKKSLVAFKIIPLEDMNEFTTHILEVVNAHMMLSKSNSQPSAGRAPISNPGMGEAGNFGGNNFIPANGLTVAQNQVLNLIKACPRPEGLNFQDLKNQLQHMSVASIKLAVDFLSNEGHIYSTVDDDHFKSTDAE; encoded by the exons ATGACAGCTGCACCCATGGATGTTCGCCAGTGGGTTGACACAGAT GATGCCAGCAGTGAAAACACTGTGGTCCCTCCAGAAACATATGTGAAAGTGGCTGGTCATCTGAGATCTTTCCAG AACAAGAAAAGCCTGGTAGCCTTTAAGATCATTCCCCTGGAGGATATGAATGAGTTTACCACACACATTCTGGAAGTGGTCAATGCACACATGATGCTGAGCAAGTCGAACAGCCAG CCTTCAGCAGGGAGAGCACCTATCAGCAATCCAGGAATGGGTGAAGCTGGGAACTTTGGTGGGAATAACTTCATACCAGCAAATGGCCTCACTGTGGCCCAGAACCAG GTGCTGAATTTGATCAAGGCTTGCCCAAGACCTGAAGGATTGAACTTTCAGGATCTCAAGAACCAACTCCAACACATGTCCGTAGCCTCAATCAA gctAGCTGTGGATTTTCTAAGCAACGAGGGACACATCTATTCCACCGTGGATGATGATCATTTTAAATCCACAGACGCAGAATAA